Genomic segment of Streptosporangium sp. NBC_01755:
GGGCCTGGTCGACAAGGACGACATCTGGTACCTGCTCGCCGGGACCGAACGAGGGCGGCGAACCTTCCGAGTTGACCGAGTCATCGGAGCCGAGCCGACCGACCAGCCCGCCGAGCGCCCGGACGACTTCACGCTCGCCACCGCGTGGCGACAGGTCGTCGGTGAGGTGGAGCGGCGGCGTTCACGCACCTGGGCCACCGTGCTCATCGAGGCCAGGTTCGTGCCGGTACTGCGAACGCACTTCGGACGGCACTGCCACATCGACGGCGAGCTCGACCACGGGCGTGTCCGGGTCCGCCTCGCCGCACCGACCCCGTTGGACATTGCTCGGCACCTGGCCGGCTGGGGCGCGATGATCGAGGTGGTCGAACCGCACTCCGTCCAGGCCGAACTGGCGCGGATCGGCGCCGAACTCGCCGGCCGCTACACCAGCGGACACTGACACGGAGTTCGGCCTTGGGGCGGCGCGTGTCACGCCAGGCTGTCCAGGCTGTCGAGCTCGCGAACGAGGCGGGCTCCCTCTCGGGTCATGATCTCCGGGTCGCGCAGAGCATTGGAGAGCAGGGACATGCCCTGGTAGGCGCCGACGAGCGTCAGCGTGAGGCCCTCGGGGTCGGCCACGCCCATCTGGCGGTACTGCTGTTCCACCCAGTCCAGCAGCCGGCGGATGACATGGCCCGCCGCGAGGTCGAGGCCACTCTCGGTTCGCTTGTCGAGTTCGACGGCAAGGGTGCCCGTGGGACAGCCGTAGCGGGCCGTGGTGTCGCGCTGACCGACCCACGCGTCCACGAGACCCTTGAGCTGATGGCGCGGTTCATGCCGCTGCCCGTGGTCGAGGGCACCCTGGCCATCCTGGGCGAACCGACCGAGGGCGAGCAGCGGGTGAGCCCCGACGTCGAACGCGTCCTGGGCCGGGCGCCGGGCACCTTCGCCGCCTGGGCCGAGCGCAGCGCCGCAGCCTTCCGGTGAGCATGTCGGTCGAGTATTTCCTCGCTGAGCCGCACGTGGCCACCCTGACCACCTCGCGTCCCGACGGCTCGCCGCACGTGGTCGCGGTGCGTTTCACCGGGGACGGTCAGGCGAGGCTGGCCCGTGTGCGGTCAGCATTCCCCTGGGACGGTGGGTGTGCGGTCAGCGCTTGACGGCTCGCAGGACGACGAATTTGGGGTCGCTCGCGGCGACCTCGCAGTTGCCGAAGAGCCGGCGCAGCTTCGCGTGGTAGCCGAGGTGCCGGTTGCCGACCACCCACAGCTCGCCGCCGCGGCGCAGCGCGGCGCGGGAGCCGTTGAACATGCGCCAGGCCGTCGCGTCGGTCGTCGCGCGGTGTGTGTGGAACGGCGGGTTGTTCAGCACCAGGTCCACCGTCCCGGCGGGTACGCCTGACAGGCCGTCGGTCGCCAGGAATTCCGCAGTGGTGCCCGCCGCCACGTTCGCCCGGAAGGTGGCCTCCGCCGAGGCCAGCGCCTGATAGGACTCGTCGATGAACGTCACCTGGGCTTCGCTGTTGCCCAGTGCGGCGGCGAGCCCGACCACCCCGTTGCCGCAGCCCAGGTCCACGACATGTTCGCGCCCACGGCGCTGCGGCAGATTCTTCAGGAAGAAGCGGGTGCCGACGTCCAGGCGGTCGGCGCAGAAGATGCCCGCGTGGTTGGTGACGGTCAGCCCCGAGACGGCTCCGACACCGGCGGGCAGCGGGTAGCTTCGCGGCCACGGGTTGTCGCTCCGGGGAAGCCCGGGGTCCGGTGCGCAGAAGATGAGCCGTGCCTTCTTCGCCGCCAGCGACGTCCTGGTCGGCCCAAGGATCCGTTCGAACAGGTGTAGCGTCGAGGTGTGGATCTCGGTGACCATCCCGGCGCCGACGACCACCGTGCCGGAGTGTAGGTGCGGTGCAAGGCGGTGCAGCTGGTCCTCAAG
This window contains:
- a CDS encoding pyridoxamine 5'-phosphate oxidase family protein is translated as MSVEYFLAEPHVATLTTSRPDGSPHVVAVRFTGDGQARLARVRSAFPWDGGCAVSA
- a CDS encoding methyltransferase → MNRLTTSRGEFDLTRFPEDPRDPLRAWDAADEYLLRYLDGIDGGPTDLSGTVVVLGDRWGALVTALADHRPVQITDSFLGRRATLANMERNGVTGYSGDSRDAGDSRDARDAGDTVRLRTTRDAPVDRIDVLLIRVPKSLALLEDQLHRLAPHLHSGTVVVGAGMVTEIHTSTLHLFERILGPTRTSLAAKKARLIFCAPDPGLPRSDNPWPRSYPLPAGVGAVSGLTVTNHAGIFCADRLDVGTRFFLKNLPQRRGREHVVDLGCGNGVVGLAAALGNSEAQVTFIDESYQALASAEATFRANVAAGTTAEFLATDGLSGVPAGTVDLVLNNPPFHTHRATTDATAWRMFNGSRAALRRGGELWVVGNRHLGYHAKLRRLFGNCEVAASDPKFVVLRAVKR